Below is a window of Chiroxiphia lanceolata isolate bChiLan1 chromosome 9, bChiLan1.pri, whole genome shotgun sequence DNA.
GTGCTGGCCACACTGCCATGGCATCAGCCACCAACGCAGCCCCACGCTGCTGGGGGACATGCTGGGATGGCCCCCAAGGACAAGAAGCAGCACGGTGCTTGCAGCACATTGGCCAGGAGAGGGGCTCTCAGGAACCTGAGCCCATGGACACAGATGCTCAAGCTTTGGGGCAAAAGGGGGAAGCAGCAACCCAGCATCTGCCTGCCCTGCAACTCTCAGTGTGTTCTGGGCCTGAAGTggtgccagcagggctgtgagcaTCCCTGATGGTGTGGGATGGGGCCACCCTGGCGGGTGCAAAGGGATGGCTTTGGCTGTGCacagcctccagctctgcagtgacccTTCGGAGGTGTCAGCTCTGCCTTATGGACAATAAACATCGTGCAACAGGCACCTGAGTCCAGAGGAGTGGGGGGGGACACCCAGCTCTACCCTGCTGACAGCACTGTGGAACAGGATGCGAAGGCCCAGTGGTCTACTGCTGTGGTGGGCACTCCTCAGAAACCTATCCCCACTGGAGTCGCTGATGATCCCCAGGAAAGGCCATGGTCTCATCATGCCATGGAGATGAGTTTTCTTAGGATCCAACTGAGATCTTCACTCCCACACACAATTTAAGATTTGGTCCTGTCCCCAAGGGATATGAAGAACAGACTATGTCCTTCCTTTGCACAGCTGCCTCTTGCGTGCTTGAAAATTGTTCCTGCAGTTTTCCCTTGGTTGGCTGCTCCTCACAGGGATGGCCCTGCTCCTCTGGCTGGCCCCAGCGGGGCTGTGCAGCTCCGCAGCCTTCCCACCCTGCGTAGCACTGTGCTGAGCCAGCAGGTGACTTCCCACGTCTTGCAAAGGGCCTGCTGTGTTCGACCAGCCTGTCACAACACGTGCTACAGGGGTGATTCCCTTGTGCCTGTCCCTCATGGATCTCCTGGGCTCTGCACTGACCCTCCTGCGGGAGCGCCTGTCCTGGGCTGTGCTCCCtcagctgcactgctgctgtttgttacACTGACACTGGGTGGGCTTCACCTGTCTTGGCTTCAGCTTGCTCAGCCCTGGGCACGACATCCAGCTGCTCGACTATCCATCTTCTGCAGTCCCATGAGAAGCAAGAGTGGCTCCTGCAGAGCCCGGTAACCCAGCCAGAGGCAGGAGCATTTGCACTTGCCCTTCTGGGCAAGTCTTTTATCCCCAGAAGGTCTTTGAATCCTGTCAACACCATTCTGATTTTCCATTCTGGCCTCCAGTGCTCTTTGGTGTTAACTGCAACTGTTAGTGAACAGCCTCTCTGCCCCACACCTGAGGTCCCCAGTGAACCAGTGATGGGGACTGGCCCTCACAGACAGCCTGACATGTGCCACTGCCCCTGcacctcctctgctcccagctggcaATGGTGTCTGAGGCAGTGTCATTAGTCCTGCTCGCATCAAGGCCTTTCTCCTTTTTGCCTCCTTGATGGCACAGCCCAGTAGCCAAATAGAAAAGGAAGTGGGGCTGATTTGACAAAATTTGGCTGTGGCAGATTGGTGCCGGCTGCTCAGTGCCTGCAGTGCTGTCCCCAGCTGCTGGGCAAGGAGAAGCCAACTCGGCCTTGGCATGGTGAGGACACACGTATAAGTGGTTTCTTGTGCCCTGGCTGGTGccccccaggctgtgccactgtgctgtgccctggttGGGTGGGAGACCCTCTGGTCACCCGTGCCAGGCAGCAGTGGTGGATTGGCACGAGGCTGAGCGTGACTATGGGACCCCCCCCATGGtggccctgctcctgcaccagcaccaccagcaacTGTGCGGGCTCTGCCCAGTGCCCCTCGTGCCTGCAGCTCTCTTCTCGGCACAGCCACGGGGTCGGGGGCAGAGTAGACCCAGGGCACACCACATTCCAGGTGGCACAGGACAGGATGGAGCCAGAGCAGTGTCCGACATCCCATGctcccacatggcagcagcccctgacagcctgccctgccccacGCTGGGGCCTCCCTGGTTTCtctggggttgtttttcttcctaccCCAGCCCCCCGGCGTGCCAGTAGCCACAAGGGCAGGACATGCCGCCTATCTGATAGGAGCAGTCTCCCTTGGCACTGCGGCTGGCGGCAGAGGGGCTGCGGCGTGGTGGTTTCGGGCACAGGGAAGTGCTGGCGATGAGGTGGGGGGAGCCCCCAGCCAGGCTTCCTGAGCTGCACAACCACCACTTCCCAGATAAAAAGTATCGCCCGGAggagccacagcagctcccagggcgCTGGGAAGGGCCGAGTACTGCACGTGTGGCCCCGGCACGGGGGTTGCAGGATGGCaacctgcctgtgctggggctggctgCTCTCGCTGATCCCGGCCATCCTGCTCAGCCTCCGCAGCCCACCGCCAGCCCCCGAGCCAGTCTCATCCCAAGGTAGGTCCTTGGGGATATTTCCTCCCCTAAAGGATGGGCCAGAGAAGAGCTGGCATGTCAGGTGTGGGCAGTGAGCACCTCACAGCAGCCAAAATCTGCAGGATTGGGAAGGGGCATCCCAGGAGGGTCTGCAGGGGGTGTTCGGGGTGGGCAGTGGAGTGCCCTTCTCACCTGTGGGACACCCTGAGGTGCTCAGAGTAAAGGAacatccctgctctctgcaagCAGGACCTGGTAGCCCCAGGGCCTCTTGAGGATGTCAGGCTGGTGCTCCCAGTCCCACACAGTTAGCAGAGGgcctccctgctcctcaaaAGTTCTTGTAATTATGATACGATGAGGGTTTGAGCAAAATTCGAGTTAACATCTCTCGGCTCAGCTCTGCACCACAAGTAATGcagtggcactgccaggctAATCCCAGTGCTCCTGCACCAGCCTTGCCATGATCTTGCCCTGCCAAGCATCCTCAACCTGGCTCCAGTCTGGCTCACTGCACCTGGCAGAGCCACTTCACGACTTTGTCACATTTCAGGGCTGCTCACACTTTCTCTGAGCCCCTCTTTAGCCCCTTTAACACTTTCTGTAACACCATTAAGAAGCATTAACCAAACAAAGTCCTGTTAATCTCCAGCTCATCTCTCCAGACTCACCCTGGGTGTCTGGCCAGGGTGGCCTTCAGAGCACATTTACAGTCACCCCCATATGGACAGTGGGAGGAGGGTCACGGTTGGGCTCATCCTCTCTGCCCACAGCCTCGGTGACATCCCCGTGCCCTGAGCCCGAGTTTGGCAGCAGTGCCCGAGCACACCTGGCgtgggctgcagagctgggtggcCACTATTCCTAAGACATGGCCTGTGTGCAGCAAGGATGCTCTGGTAGCCCACAGGACCAATGCCATGGGTCCCTGTGTCACTGAGCTGCTGAGACCTGGCCACCTTATCCTCTGGtgctcagagctgggggggggggatcaTGGAGCCAGCATGAGGCCTGGGGTGGGAAATGGGGGGCAAAAAGGGAAGAACAggtgggggggctgtggggtaGATGGGACAATGGGCGGGGGGAGGAAGGCAACACAAGGCTGGGAAATGAGGAACAAGGCTGGGGGGGTCAGGGCAAGAGCAGAGACAGGAAGAGCAGAAGGACACCAAGAAGGTGGCAGGGACATTTGGGGACTGTCACTTATTCTTGGCCCAGAGTGGACTCAACTGGCAGTGTAGAGGGTGCACAGCAGAGTGTGGATGCActcagcacagggagcagagccaggtaCTGGCAGGGGGCTTGTTGGGTCCCATAGCTGGGGACAGCCTCTGAGGAAGGTCAGGAGGAAGACAAGGAGGAAGAGGGCTGGACAGGTCTCAGGACAGAGGCAGTGGGGGAGAAAGGAGTGCTGGAGCAGTTCTGGGGGCAGCGAGACCACCCCTGTGCATTCCACATCTGCATCTTGGGGCTGTCCTCTTTTCCATGATAACAGGGTCAGGGGCCCATAGGCCAGCAAAGCCACCAGTGTCTGGGACAGAAATCCTGTAGGATGTGATGCTCCAGTTCATCCACGCAACTACAGGGAGGGCGGCTTGCTGAGGGGGGCAGAGAAACCCACAGCCCCCTGCAGTCCCTGGGTCAGGGTTTGGGCATCCCCCCTTGCTCAGGACCACATGCCCCCATGCCAGCCCCGAGgccctttccctctccctggggTGCTGCTCCTCCTTATCTCACTTCCGTGCACCTTCCGGCatgagcagggcaggggtgctTCCCCCTGATCGCTGGGCCCTGAGCCCCCCTCCGACCGCAGGGCTATTTCGGGATGTTTGTTTCTCCTGAAGGACCCCCTGTACTGAGGAGGGGGGAGCGGTGGGGGGGGTGAGGAGTCCTGCCACAGCCAGGACCCCAGGGCCGGCCAGCAGCCAGCATGTGTGCCACATCCCTCCCCGCCGTGCCAAGCTGGCAGAGGCACCTGTGCCGCGGCCATGCCCAGGCTGCCCCGGGTGCCTACACAGCCTGGCCTCAGGGGTGAGCTGGCCAGCAGGCATGGGGCAGGAGGACgcaggtgggatggggatgagtTTGTGCCCAGGGGCTTCTTCATGCCCACACTCCTCCCAGACGCTGCACTGCTGGCAGGGGTGTCCGAGGACATCCTCTGTTTCTCCCGCTCCTTCGAGGACCTCACCTGCTTCTGgaacgaggaggaggaggcaacAAGTGGAATGTGCCACTTCTACTACTGGTATAGCAGGTAGGAGGTGGTGGGGACACAGCCCGGCCTGCCCTTTGcctgcacagagagcagcagggtcAGGGTGCCACAGCAATCTGTGCCATCCCAGTGGGCTCCCAGCTGCAAGCAGAGATGGTGGAGAGCCCACAGAAGCTACACAGCAGCCACTGCAcaccctgcagcagggctgggacattGGCTGTCCCTCAGTGCCATGGGGATGGTGTCCTGCAGTGGGTGGTGGCACAGGAAAGGAGCTGGTGACACTGAGGTCTCGGTGCTGTGCCCCACATCCCCTTTCCTCCAGATTGGCCCGAGGCAGGAGGCATATGAGGTGCTGCAAGACACCGCTCTCCATTCCTCAGGGATATGCCCACAGCATGCGTGGTCTCCACGTGGTACCGAGGGGCTGGCGGGAAGCGGCACGTCTGTGTCTTCCCCAGCCAGGACGTGCGGCTCTTCACCCAGCTCCACCTCCACGTCCTGGATGCCACCACAAACCAGACAAAGTACCGGCGGGAGCTCAGCGTGGACGCGGTGGGTGAGTCCCTCTTACTGGGTAATACCCTGTGACACCAGGACAGTCCCCAGACCTGGGTGCCCTGACCTTCTGCTCACCACAGGGGCTGACAACACCCTGTGTCCTGCATGCCGGGCACAGAGACAGCCTTGGAGGGACCTCCAACTGTCCCCCGGCAGGACCAGGGGTTGCCCAGGCAGGGACTGCAGCAGGAGGGCAAACACGCTGGCATGTTCCTTGCAGGTCTCATCGCCCCTCCAGTGAACATCACAGCCcgctgggctggggctgcagggcagctctgcGTGTCATGGCAGCCACCGCTCGCCGACTACCCAAACTTCTTCCTCTACGAGGTgcagtgctgccctgccagctccccagggatgcCCTGCAGCACCACATGGAACCCCAGTGGGGAGCACCCTGGGGACCCCTCCATCCAGTCAACCATCAGCACCCAAACACCtagggctggggcagccacagcctccctgggagTGGGGCAGGTACACAGACAggccagggatgggcagggggatttgggggctgcagctgctcctcagcccagcccctctcctgcaggGGCTGGTCCAGGCCAACACCTGGGTGGTGCTCCGGGacctgcagccagggctgaggTACCACATCCAGGTGCGCAGCAAGCCCGACGGCACCTCCATGGATGGCGTCTGGGGGCCCTGGTCGCAGGCAGTGGCTGCGGAGACACCCCGCTCCTCCGGTGAGCAGCCACCCCCTCTGCTGGCGTGCTGGCAGGAACAGCGGGGAGGCACCCACGCCTGGGGCTGCAAGGGGTGGGGGGCCTGGGGTAGGCGAGGTGCAGCACCCAAGTTTTGGGGGGCCAAGGGGAagcagccccctccctgccctggctctcaCCTGCCCAGGAGACAtcgggctgtgctgcagcacccCTGACCTGCAGAATGTGCGCTGCGAGTGGACCTGGGACCCCGCAGAGCCCCGCAGCTCCCACCAGCTCTTCTACCGGCCACCTCCAAGCGGGGCTGGCACAAGGTAAAGGGCATGGTGGGCATGTGGCACTCAGGCAGGCATATCCCAGGCATCACCAGTCCTGCTGTGTCCCATCATCCCACACTGTGCCACCTGCCcatgccctgctctgccctgccctaCCACCATCAACCTCGTACCTCTCCACCACCTTTCCTGGACACACTGCACCTCTGACTACAGGCAGCAGTAGCTCTCCTAGGCAAGTGCAGGAGGAGCAAGGCTGCACTGGCTGTGGGGATGCCACGGTGGGACTGACTGGCTCCCCACTCCTCACACAGGGAAGCTGCATGGCAGCAGTGCGAGGAAGTGAGCATGGGGGCACAGGGCACCCACACCTGCACCttccagcccagggctggcagtgccatcTCTGTCCTGGTGAACATCACCCAGGCCCAGATGCTGCCCACGCTCAGCTTCTTCAAGGAGCCCTTCTGGCTGCACCAGGCTGGTGAGTCCCAGTGCCACCATGGCCACTGCCCTTGCCCATGCCCAGCTCAGGGGACACAGCATCCCATGTCCCATTCCATGGCAGCAAcacatccccatccccaacACCAACAGTGCTCACAGACGCCCCGCAGCTCGTGCAGGCGACAGCATTGCAGGGCCGTCTGAGCCTGCAGTGGCTCCCGCccctggaggtgctggcagagcagttGGACTACCAGATCCGCTACGCCGTGGAGAACAGCCATGACTGGAAGGTAAGGCCTGGCCAGGGCACCCCGAGCAGCCCTGCCCACCTCCGCTGCCAACACACGGCCTGCACAGGGTCAGGCAGGATGGCCCCACACCCCTTTGGCCGTCCCACAGCAGCCGTGCTTCCCTGTAGGTCCTGCAGGTTCCACGGGCAGCCAGGAAAGAAGTCCTGGACCTCCGGCCAGGCAGCCGCTACCAGGCCCAGGTGCGGGCCCAGCCCGGCGGGCCGTGGTACCGGGGCAGCTGGAGCGCCTGGTCCGAGCCTGTTGTGGTTGATGCCATGGCCGATGCGGGtaagggacagggcaggggtgaGGACTGCAGCCAGAGGAGACCCACGGGGCAGGAGATGGACATGGGAATGGGGGGCACCGGGCAGAGGGTGACAGGGCTGCGAAGGGCTCAGAGGTGGTGACTCTGGGAAGGGCTACAGCCCCAGCGTTCCTCCCCCGATACAGGCTGGATCATCCCCAGCGTTACGGTGGCGCCGCTGCTCTTCACAGCGGTGCTCCTGGGGCTGCGGTgcaccttcccctccctctaCAGGTAAGGGCTGTGCCGGGGGCAGGCGGGGGGGTCCAGCACCAGGCCTGGGCACCCTGCACGGGGGCATCAGGGCACCCCAAGATTGGGGTTTGCCTTCGATGTCCCTTTCCCCGTACCCAGCAACGTGAAGCAGAAACTCTGGCCGCCCGTCCCTGACCTGCACCGTGCCCTGGGCAGCTtcctccaggagagcagcaagCACGGCCAGGTGAGGGGCTGAGGCCCCTGGGGGCAGCTCGAAGGGCAGCTGGAAGGGCAGCCCCTACCGCCCCCGCTCCGTGTCCCCCCAGGCCAGCGCCTTCGAGAAGCAGCCGCCGGAGGAGGCcgtgctgccctgcctgctggaggtgctgccGGGCCCGCGGGGCGAGGCGGGCCCACCGCCGGAGCACGCTGGAGGCCGCCTGCCCAGCACCGACATCGCCAACCAGTCCTACCTGCTCATGAGCGGCTGGGAGCCGCGGGGGGCCGCGActgcccccgccccgccatAAAAGTGCGTCCCTACACAAACAACCCGCCTGCTGCTCCTTCGTCGCCCCGCCCCCAAGTCCGTTCGCCCCGCCCCCTGAGCACGATGGCCCCTCCACCGCTGTGCGGGATGGCCCCGCCCCCTGCACCCGCCCCCAACGGCTCAGCCAATGGCGTTGCGGCGCGCGGCCGTCGCTAGGCAGCGCGCGGCCGTTGGGTTTGAAGCGACCAACCGGGGCCGCGTCCGCGCGCGCTTTAAAATGccgcggcgcgggcggggccggcgAAGGGTGACGGCGCAGCGGCGGTGAGGGAGCGGCCGGGCTGGGGAGCCTGTCCTGGGCATGGCTGTGGTGAAGTCGTCACTGAGAAAcggaggggagaagggggagaatATCCGTTAGCAGAGAGAGCCCCGAGGAGTGGCTGGAAGGGCTAACGGGGGGATGGAAAGGGCTCCGAGCAGCGGCTGGAGGGGATAACGGGGGGATGGAAAGGGCCCCGAGCAGCGGCTGGAGGGGATAACGGGGGGATGGAAAGGGCCCCGAGCAGCGGCTGGAGGGGATAACGGGGGGATGGAAAGGGCCCCGAGCAGCGGCTGGAGGGGATAACGGGGGAATGGAAAGGGACCCGAGGAGCGGTCGGGGAGAGCCGCGGGGGTTGTCCAGTGGTGGGGAGGGCCCGTCGGAGCGAGCTGACGCCGCCCGCCCGCAGGACCATGGCGCAGTTCCTGTTCGAGGCGGACCTGCAGGGGCTGCTCAAGCTGGACACGCCGATCCCGAACGCGCCGCCGGCGCGGTGGCAGCGCAAGGCCAAGGAGAGCGGCCCCGGGCCTAGCCCCCTCGGCGTGTCGCCCATGAAGCCGGCTAATcgctcccacagctccagcaagACGCCGTCCAAGACACCCGGTGAGTGGCGGCAGAGGCAAGGTGGGCGAGTCCGGGCTGCTTGCCTGTAGCCACGAGGCTGTGGGCTGTGCCAGGTACCCTCGGCGGCCGGCGGGTCAGCAGGGGCCCGGCTTCTGGCAGGTCACTCTACCTCCTCCCCAGctgagctccagggctggatgAACTGCTGATCCCTCCGCTGAGCCTTGCTGGCACAGCTGTATGTTGGGACAAGTGTAGGCAGGACTGTCTGCTGACAGCTTTCCGTGGTGTACCTGGTTTTGTATCCTCCCCTTATATATGATCTCTGGAACTGTTGCACTAGACCCAAGTTGTCTCCTGGTAGTCCCTAACTGGAGcttgggggcagggggggaaaGATCAGTTAGTTGTGGCTGGATGGCACGAGGTCTGAGAGTCATGTTGGTCTAGAACTTGAATGGTAGGTGTGATGTGGAAGAGTGCTGGGTTTGCTCTCGTGAAAACTCTAATACAGGCTGTTAAATAGCTGTAAGACAATATTTATGTATGTAAATACAGGGAAATCTGGATCCAAAATTCAGAGCACACCAACAAGGGCTGGGGGGGATCGCTACATTCCCAACCGCAGCACTATGCAGATGGATATGGCAAGTTTCCTCCTAACCAAAGAGAATGACCCTGCTGAGGAATCTCCTACCAAGAAGGTGAGCATGTTGCTAAGGCACAGTTACTTCAACAAGCACTTCCAAACACTTAATCCTTCCTGCCCATTTACAGAAAAGTATATTGTAGTTTCTATGCAGTGGGCATGTGTGGCTGACAACTTCAAGCTCTGGGCTTCAGGAGCCTGGCATACAAGGGAAGCTGTAGAGCCTGTCACTTACTCTAGCCTATGCTGCCTCTGGTagcaaaattcagcttttggCTAACGAGGCTTTCAAATATAGCAGGCTACAAAAACACAAAGCTGTGGCCCTATGCACAGTAAAACTGCTGGTGGTAGCTATTCTAGGACAATGTCTACATGGGGTGCAATTCTGGAATGTTTTACACTGTGTTTCTGAAATCTGTTTATGAAGCATTTGGTCCCTTGTGGCTGTGGCTTTTCCCACTGGCAGTGTCACTGAATTTGCCACTGTATGAAAATGTGAGCAGGACAATGTGCCAACATCTGAGGGAAAACTACTTTGACCTGCCTATGGCTGACTCTTGCAGCACTGTTTGTACACCTCCTGATTCTGGGAGAAGGGGGCTTAGGTATATGTTTTAACTGCACTGTGGGCTTTGTGTTTCAAATGCGTCGCACTGAGAGTGGTTTGTCCCTGTAGGAGCAACAGAAAGCCTGGGCAGTGAATCTGAATGGCTTTGATGTAGAAGAGGCAAAGATCCTCCGCCTCAGTGGAAAGCCACAGTATGCTCCGGAAGGTATGACACAGAGTTCATGAGTCGAATCAGCTGGGGAGATCTGGTCAGGGGTCCTGTGTGGTCACAGGAGAGACTATCTGGCTTCTGAGACCTCCTATGCACACTGGAGTCTCCCTTCTTAGGGTTTCTGAGGTTGAGGGATAGCACAGCAGTTATAGTGAATTTATTTAGGAAAGCTGAAATGACTGCCAGTTGTACTGGAGGCGACAAACCTTCCTGAACTCTGCAAGAGCTTCAAGCTCTCTGCTGTGCACTTTCTAGTTGAACTGTATCTAAACATAATGGGATACAAAAAAAACAAGTGTTTCTGTGACTGAAGAAAGTGTAGCTCACCCTGGTTCAGCAGTTCATACTGCCAGAGGTGCTTAGCACACTGCACTCTCTTGAGCGTCTCTCTTCTCTCAGGACTTCATTTTCACTGGAAGGGATTCCTAGTTGGATGAGCAGCACTAGGTTGGAAGGAAACAGTAACTCAGGTCAACAAATCTGTTCCTCTGCACACAGGCTATCAAAATAACCTGAAAGTGCTCTACAGTCAGAAAATGACACCTGGATCCAGCAGGAAGAACAGCAGATACGTTCCCTCAATGCCAGACCGGATCCTGGATGCACCGGAGATCCGCAACGACTACTGTAAGGAGGATGCAGTGTTGAGTGCTGGGCATCAAGAACATTCTGCACTGGAGAGCAGTTCCTAGGACAGTGTAACTGGGCTGTTTGAATTACTTTATGCACCCAGGCTAGCACAGACCACTTCTGGAGTGTCCCTGTGTAGCCTTCTAGGAATGGTGGTCCAGAGTGCTGTGTAGGTGACTTGGGTCAGGGTTACCTGACCTGACTAGCTGCCCATTACTtctatgtgtgtgtatgcacatgtgtacacacacatctGGTGCAGGTGGAAGACCTGGCATCAGCACTGGTGAAGGGCAGGGCTCTCCAGGTAAGCATGGTGTGACCTGTGTTGCTCTTCCAAATTGTAGATCTGAATCTCATTGACTGGAGCTCCCGGAACTTCCTGGCAGTGGCTCTGGACAACTCTGTTTATCTGTGGAATGATGTCTCTGGGGAGATtatccagctgctgcagataGAGCATCCAGATGTTTATGTTTCCTCTTTGTCATGGATCAAAGAAGGAAACTACCTTGCTGTTGGCACAAGTAATGCTGAGGTCCAGGTGAGTGCAGCAGTAAAACCAAATGTGCTGTCTAAGGGTTGATGGAGCTGTGGGGCATGGGGACAAAGGCTTGGCTAGCACAGGAAGGATGCAATGCACCCAACTTTTCTTGCCTGGTATGGGGTGGAACTGTCCACAGCCAACTGCAGCATGCAAGGCAgagtttggtttggggggtttctgATACCTGGTGTTATCTTCTGTACTATAGGCATGAGATACAATTTTCTCTGCTCCCATACTGAGAAGGCTGAATGCCAGTTTCCTAGGGCATAGCAATGGTGTTGGGGTTCATCCTCTGGAGAACttactgcttttcctctctaGCTATGGGATGTTCAGCAGCAGAAGCGTCTCCGAAACATGACCAGCC
It encodes the following:
- the MPL gene encoding thrombopoietin receptor gives rise to the protein MATCLCWGWLLSLIPAILLSLRSPPPAPEPVSSQDAALLAGVSEDILCFSRSFEDLTCFWNEEEEATSGMCHFYYWYSRDMPTACVVSTWYRGAGGKRHVCVFPSQDVRLFTQLHLHVLDATTNQTKYRRELSVDAVGLIAPPVNITARWAGAAGQLCVSWQPPLADYPNFFLYEVQCCPASSPGMPCSTTWNPSGEHPGDPSIQSTISTQTPRAGAATASLGVGQGLVQANTWVVLRDLQPGLRYHIQVRSKPDGTSMDGVWGPWSQAVAAETPRSSGDIGLCCSTPDLQNVRCEWTWDPAEPRSSHQLFYRPPPSGAGTREAAWQQCEEVSMGAQGTHTCTFQPRAGSAISVLVNITQAQMLPTLSFFKEPFWLHQAVLTDAPQLVQATALQGRLSLQWLPPLEVLAEQLDYQIRYAVENSHDWKVLQVPRAARKEVLDLRPGSRYQAQVRAQPGGPWYRGSWSAWSEPVVVDAMADAGWIIPSVTVAPLLFTAVLLGLRCTFPSLYSNVKQKLWPPVPDLHRALGSFLQESSKHGQASAFEKQPPEEAVLPCLLEVLPGPRGEAGPPPEHAGGRLPSTDIANQSYLLMSGWEPRGAATAPAPP
- the CDC20 gene encoding cell division cycle protein 20 homolog isoform X1, whose translation is MPRRGRGRRRVTAQRRTMAQFLFEADLQGLLKLDTPIPNAPPARWQRKAKESGPGPSPLGVSPMKPANRSHSSSKTPSKTPGKSGSKIQSTPTRAGGDRYIPNRSTMQMDMASFLLTKENDPAEESPTKKEQQKAWAVNLNGFDVEEAKILRLSGKPQYAPEGYQNNLKVLYSQKMTPGSSRKNSRYVPSMPDRILDAPEIRNDYYLNLIDWSSRNFLAVALDNSVYLWNDVSGEIIQLLQIEHPDVYVSSLSWIKEGNYLAVGTSNAEVQLWDVQQQKRLRNMTSHCARVGSLSWNSYILSSGARTGHIHHHDVRVAEHHVATLAGHTQEVCGLEWSLDGRYLASGGNDNLVNVWPCAQGGSGDISPVQTFTQHQGAVKAVAWCPWQMNVLATGGGTSDRHIRIWNVCSGACLSSVDAHSQVCSILWSTNYKEFISGHGFAQNQLVIWKYPSMTKIAELQGHTARILNLTMSPDGTTVASAAADETLRLWRCFEMDPIKKKEKEKANSAKPSIIHQSIR
- the CDC20 gene encoding cell division cycle protein 20 homolog isoform X2, producing the protein MAVVKSTMAQFLFEADLQGLLKLDTPIPNAPPARWQRKAKESGPGPSPLGVSPMKPANRSHSSSKTPSKTPGKSGSKIQSTPTRAGGDRYIPNRSTMQMDMASFLLTKENDPAEESPTKKEQQKAWAVNLNGFDVEEAKILRLSGKPQYAPEGYQNNLKVLYSQKMTPGSSRKNSRYVPSMPDRILDAPEIRNDYYLNLIDWSSRNFLAVALDNSVYLWNDVSGEIIQLLQIEHPDVYVSSLSWIKEGNYLAVGTSNAEVQLWDVQQQKRLRNMTSHCARVGSLSWNSYILSSGARTGHIHHHDVRVAEHHVATLAGHTQEVCGLEWSLDGRYLASGGNDNLVNVWPCAQGGSGDISPVQTFTQHQGAVKAVAWCPWQMNVLATGGGTSDRHIRIWNVCSGACLSSVDAHSQVCSILWSTNYKEFISGHGFAQNQLVIWKYPSMTKIAELQGHTARILNLTMSPDGTTVASAAADETLRLWRCFEMDPIKKKEKEKANSAKPSIIHQSIR
- the CDC20 gene encoding cell division cycle protein 20 homolog isoform X3, with product MAQFLFEADLQGLLKLDTPIPNAPPARWQRKAKESGPGPSPLGVSPMKPANRSHSSSKTPSKTPGKSGSKIQSTPTRAGGDRYIPNRSTMQMDMASFLLTKENDPAEESPTKKEQQKAWAVNLNGFDVEEAKILRLSGKPQYAPEGYQNNLKVLYSQKMTPGSSRKNSRYVPSMPDRILDAPEIRNDYYLNLIDWSSRNFLAVALDNSVYLWNDVSGEIIQLLQIEHPDVYVSSLSWIKEGNYLAVGTSNAEVQLWDVQQQKRLRNMTSHCARVGSLSWNSYILSSGARTGHIHHHDVRVAEHHVATLAGHTQEVCGLEWSLDGRYLASGGNDNLVNVWPCAQGGSGDISPVQTFTQHQGAVKAVAWCPWQMNVLATGGGTSDRHIRIWNVCSGACLSSVDAHSQVCSILWSTNYKEFISGHGFAQNQLVIWKYPSMTKIAELQGHTARILNLTMSPDGTTVASAAADETLRLWRCFEMDPIKKKEKEKANSAKPSIIHQSIR